The Fulvia fulva chromosome 6, complete sequence genome includes a window with the following:
- a CDS encoding Vacuolar aminopeptidase 1 gives MVRNVASMQSLRDEMNHFTTGSQPVPSHNTPEPPLQRLDASGATMQLCGDDTYTKSLMQKVASGQATDEETAAFNKHVNQARSLPSIQNLLQRPEEASSSVSPGLSSDTWRFLQSAESKEIADKMMARTEQGDASARFCPGLPARHKLPQNNEAGADGGPLLLGLPKDLGDRIKQAEALLKQEHRAGKSQETEMKRKEFYNMDPPAPGVPARIKLPENFNPREHEYNSLPDYEQQLRMLEAHNKKRLVQARATDPAYNEHVQRFEEQCRQKRFDMHLLDGAIPLSADKSAVLEEALRLAVEKEQRDTQHGPSESSFESDPVPGYDKHGRPLANVDEWLQHRDECRTDAEKRRTRKAKGLAATHAANEEALRFKQATRENAAKYTKPFCEFLTENPTVFHAVDAMKQQLKQKGWTELSERESWDIKPEGYYFIERNGSSLIAFAVGAKYKPGNGSAILAGHVDALTAKVKPISQVPNKAGYLQLGVAPYAGALNSTWWDRDLSIGGRVHVRDGDKIVTKLVKLDWPIARIPSLAPHFGAAAAGPFDKETQMVPIIGLDSSDSRTFGTYGDEDGYSQPPLIGSMGGKVGHFVETQPPALVKVIGEALGLNASSYTDIVNWELELFDLQPATVGGLNKEFIFAGRIDDKLCSWAALQALIESQKNDTAHSSIIKVVGLFDDEEIGSLLRQGAKGNFLPSTMERAVGSLAGHYPNSDLMGRTYANSFMVSSDVTHAANPNFLGAYLENHAPHLNVGLAIAADSNGHMTTDSVSTTILKRCADKVGAKLQVFQIRNGTPSGGTVGPMLSSAIGVRSIDAGLAQLSMHSIRATTGALDPGLGVIMFAGFLNGFEGVDKEFQG, from the coding sequence ATGGTCCGTAACGTGGCATCCATGCAGTCCCTCCGCGACGAGATGAACCACTTCACCACCGGCTCGCAGCCTGTGCCATCCCATAACACACCCGAGCCTCCACTTCAGAGACTCGATGCTTCTGGAGCGACGATGCAGCTCTGTGGCGATGACACGTACACGAAAAGTCTCATGCAGAAAGTAGCCTCAGGCCAGGCTACGGACGAGGAAACGGCTGCATTCAACAAACATGTCAACCAGGCACGATCGCTGCCTTCGATACAGAACCTTTTGCAGCGTCCTGAGGAGGCAAGCTCTTCGGTGTCCCCGGGCTTATCGTCGGATACGTGGAGATTCCTCCAGTCTGCTGAGAGCAAAGAGATAGCCGATAAGATGATGGCGCGAACGGAACAAGGCGATGCGAGCGCTAGGTTTTGTCCAGGCCTGCCTGCAAGGCATAAGCTACCACAGAACAACGAGGCCGGCGCAGATGGGGGACCTTTACTGCTGGGCCTACCAAAAGACCTTGGTGATCGTATCAAGCAAGCGGAGGCACTCCTCAAACAAGAACACCGAGCAGGGAAATCCCAGGAAACAGAGATGAAGCGGAAGGAGTTCTACAATATGGATCCACCAGCGCCCGGCGTCCCTGCAAGAATCAAGCTCCCGGAGAACTTCAACCCGCGCGAGCATGAGTACAACTCTCTGCCCGACTACGAGCAGCAGCTCAGAATGCTCGAAGCTCACAACAAGAAGCGGCTGGTCCAGGCGCGAGCCACTGACCCAGCTTATAACGAACACGTTCAAAGGTTCGAAGAGCAGTGTAGGCAGAAACGCTTCGATATGCACCTGCTAGATGGCGCGATACCGTTATCTGCGGACAAGTCTGCTGTGCTCGAAGAGGCATTGAGGCTTGCTGTCGAGAAAGAGCAGCGCGATACCCAACATGGTCCCTCGGAGTCAAGCTTCGAGAGCGACCCCGTCCCAGGCTACGACAAGCATGGAAGGCCGTTGGCTAATGTCGACGAATGGCTACAGCATCGCGATGAGTGCAGGACCGACGCCGAGAAGAGGCGGACTAGGAAGGCAAAGGGTCTCGCAGCTACTCACGCTGCGAATGAAGAGGCACTTCGCTTCAAGCAGGCAACGCGCGAGAATGCTGCTAAGTACACGAAGCCTTTCTGCGAATTCTTGACAGAGAATCCGACGGTGTTCCATGCTGTGGATGCCATGAAACAGCAACTGAAGCAAAAGGGGTGGACTGAGTTGTCGGAGCGGGAGTCTTGGGACATCAAGCCCGAAGGATACTACTTTATCGAGCGAAATGGTTCATCATTGATTGCTTTCGCGGTTGGTGCAAAGTACAAGCCCGGGAATGGCTCAGCCATCCTAGCGGGCCATGTCGATGCTCTCACTGCGAAGGTCAAGCCAATCTCACAAGTGCCTAACAAAGCAGGCTACCTGCAGCTCGGTGTTGCGCCTTATGCTGGCGCGCTGAACAGCACCTGGTGGGACCGCGATTTGAGCATTGGTGGCCGCGTCCATGTCCGCGATGGCGACAAGATTGTTACGAAGCTTGTCAAGCTCGACTGGCCGATCGCACGCATTCCAAGTCTTGCTCCGCACTTCGGAGCTGCCGCCGCTGGACCTTTCGACAAGGAAACGCAAATGGTACCCATCATTGGCTTGGACAGTAGCGACTCCCGTACATTCGGGACATACGGTGATGAAGATGGTTACAGCCAGCCTCCGCTGATTGGCAGCATGGGAGGCAAGGTCGGGCACTTTGTCGAAACCCAGCCTCCGGCTCTTGTCAAGGTCATTGGCGAAGCGCTTGGTCTCAATGCAAGCAGCTACACGGACATTGTCAACTGGGAGCTCGAGCTTTTCGATCTGCAGCCAGCTACCGTTGGTGGACTTAACAAAGAGTTCATCTTCGCCGGTCGTATCGACGACAAGCTCTGCTCCTGGGCTGCGCTCCAGGCTCTGATTGAGAGCCAGAAGAATGACACAGCACACAGCAGCATCATCAAAGTCGTCGGCCTTTTTGACGACGAAGAGATCGGCTCCCTACTCCGGCAAGGCGCAAAGGGTAACTTCCTTCCCTCGACCATGGAGCGTGCAGTCGGCTCACTTGCAGGCCACTACCCAAATTCCGACTTGATGGGACGCACCTATGCAAACTCCTTCATGGTCTCTTCGGACGTCACTCACGCTGCCAATCCCAACTTCCTCGGCGCATACCTCGAGAACCACGCACCACACCTGAATGTCGGGCTCGCAATCGCTGCCGACTCAAATGGGCACATGACGACCGACAGCGTCTCGACAACGATCTTGAAGCGCTGTGCGGATAAGGTTGGGGCAAAGTTGCAGGTCTTCCAAATCAGGAATGGAACTCCTTCGGGCGGCACTGTTGGACCTATGCTAAGCTCGGCAATTGGTGTGAGGAGTATTGATGCTGGATTGGCGCAGTTGAGTATGCATTCTATAAGGGCCACGACTGGTGCGTTGGACCCGGGACTTGGCGTCATCATGTTTGCAGGATTCTTGAATGGGTTCGAGGGGGTGGACAAAGAGTTTCAAGGCTAG